The Trichosurus vulpecula isolate mTriVul1 chromosome 4, mTriVul1.pri, whole genome shotgun sequence genome contains a region encoding:
- the KIF2B gene encoding kinesin-like protein KIF2B translates to MSPHFGSIHIGISLNIRRSDGRVHPAVVASVNSNSVTVEWVEKGTNKGKKIDLATVFLLNPGLATPEYPQPCRIQSPLPLSALYSAKGDKSLTNHWAVHPQKTETASGDNAVTFSEPILVKQRKSHCLREIEKLQKQREKRRQQFLEFQAKKALSVNAVSPNYEIMCMIEDYRRQMDYSKMLSSETTDDHRIRVCVRKRPLNDQETLLKDLDIITIPTRNVVMVHESKQKVDLTRYLEHHTFRFDHAFDDTASNEFVYRFTAQPLVENIFHKGMATCFAYGQTGSGKTHTMGGDISGRNQDCSKGIYALVAEDVFLMLKKPTYEKMDLKVYGTFFEIYGGKVYDLLNWKKKLKVLEDAKQQIQVLGLQEQEVCCVEDVLNLIELGSSYRTSGQTSVNAHSSRSHAVFQIILKRRGKLYGKFSLIDLAGNERGADTCRTSRQRQLEGAEINKSLLALKECIRALGQNKSHTPFRASKLTQVLRDSFIGQNSSTCMIATISPGLSSCENTLNTLRYANRVKELTFDARLLGYLHPHGHQESKLLDKHIVTPAGNQEKSDYKIFLGSEEEEDEEDEEQVTSFKSDKKNSVSYNESSQWLRAFLEMADGISYDVDFCAAQLESILEQKIVSLKEIQGRVKLFRESLQKEKPGN, encoded by the coding sequence ATGAGTCCACACTTCGGATCCATTCACATCGGCATCTCCTTAAACATCAGGAGGAGTGACGGCAGGGTCCACCCTGCAGTCGTCGCTTCCGTCAACAGCAACAGCGTGACGGTGGAGTGGGTTGAGAAGGGCACCAACAAGGGCAAGAAGATCGATCTAGCCACGGTGTTCCTGCTAAACCCGGGACTGGCCACTCCAGAATACCCCCAGCCGTGTAGAATCCAATCTCCCCTGCCGTTGTCCGCGCTCTATTCAGCCAAGGGCGATAAGAGCTTGACAAACCATTGGGCTGTGCATCCGCAGAAGACGGAGACGGCTTCGGGGGACAATGCAGTGACCTTCAGTGAGCCTATCTTGGTGAAGCAGAGAAAGTCACACTGCCTACGGGAGATTGAGAAACTACAGAAGCAGCGGGAGAAGCGGAGGCAACAGTTTCTGGAATTTCAGGCCAAGAAAGCCCTAAGTGTTAATGCAGTTAGTCCCAACTATGAAATCATGTGTATGATTGAAGACTACCGTAGGCAGATGGACTACTCCAAGATGCTTAGCTCAGAAACCACAGACGACCATCGAATCCGTGTCTGCGTTCGCAAGAGGCCACTCAATGACCAAGAGACCTTGTTGAAAGACTTGGACATCATTACCATCCCCACTAGGAACGTGGTCATGGTGCATGAGTCCAAGCAGAAGGTGGATCTAACCCGCTACCTCGAACACCACACCTTCCGCTTTGACCATGCTTTCGATGACACTGCCTCCAATGAGTTTGTGTACCGATTCACTGCTCAGCCACTGGTGGAGAACATCTTCCACAAGGGTATGGCCACTTGCTTTGCCTATGGTCAGACTGGCAGTGGGAAAACCCACACCATGGGAGGAGACATTTCTGGCAGAAACCAAGACTGTTCCAAAGGCATTTATGCTTTAGTGGCTGAGGATGTCTTCCTAATGCTCAAGAAGCCCACTTATGAGAAGATGGACCTGAAGGTCTATGGGACATTTTTTGAGATTTATGGGGGCAAAGTCTATGATTTACTGAACTGGAAGAAGAAACTCAAGGTCCTTGAGGATGCCAAGCAACAAATCCAGGTTTTGGGACTGCAGGAACAAGAAGTATGCTGCGTAGAAGATGTGCTGAACCTCATTGAGCTAGGTAGCAGCTACCGGACTTCAGGCCAGACATCTGTCAATGCCCACTCTTCTCGGAGTCATGCAGTGTTTCAGATCATCCTTAAGAGGAGAGGGAAACTATATGGAAAGTTTTCCCTCATTGACCTAGCTGGGAATGAAAGAGGAGCTGACACCTGCAGAACCAGCAGGCAGAGGCAGCTAGAAGGGGCAGAGATAAACAAAAGTCTCTTGGCACTCAAGGAGTGTATAAGGGCATTGGGACAAAATAAATCTCATACCCCATTCAGAGCCAGTAAGCTGACACAGGTGCTTAGGGACTCATTTATAGGCCAGAACTCCTCCACCTGTATGATTGCTACAATCTCTCCAGGGCTGAGTTCTTGTGAAAACACACTCAatactttaaggtatgcaaaCAGAGTGAAGGAATTAACTTTTGATGCTAGGCTCTTAGGCTATCTCCATCCACATGGGCACCAGGAGTCAAAGCTACTAGATAAACACATTGTGACCCCAGCAGGGAACCAGGAAAAGAgtgattataaaatatttttaggaagtgaggaagaagaggatgaggaagatgaagagcaGGTGACATCTTTTAAatcagataaaaaaaattcagtatcaTACAATGAATCCAGCCAGTGGCTCAGAGCTTTTTTAGAGATGGCAGATGGAATAAGTTATGATGTAGATTTCTGTGCTGCCCAGTTAGAGTCCATCTTGGAGCAGAAAATTGTTTCTCTGAAAGAAATCCAAGGAAGGGTGAAATTATTTCGGGAAAGCCTCCAGAAGGAAAAGCCTGGCAATTGA